Part of the Clostridiales bacterium genome, AGGGGTTTTCGGCGTCCACATCCTCAAGGACGGGGCGCAGGTTCCCGGTCGCATGTCACTGCCTCGGGGTATAGTGTAGGTAGAGGTCGGTTGAATGTCCGGTCTGATACAATCGACGCGCCGGTTGATACCGGGTCATCTCAGACAAGGGGGTGCGCGCGTGGGACACGAATACGACGAGGCACTTCTCGATTTGGAGCACAAGTCCAACGACGAGTTGCGCGCGATCCTCAACGGACTTCGGGATGAGGAACAGCGCATCTCGTACCGGAGGAGAGTTCTGCACGGCAAGATCGATATCCTTCGAGCCGAGTTGGTGCAGCGGCTGCAGGCTCAACATGAGTCAGGGGAGGACGTCATCTCGGGCCGGGATGTCGAGCGGCTGATCGATATCCTCGCGCGGGACCTGCGCGGCGTGTCAAACACAGACGTGGCCGCGGGCGACTCGGATCACGAAGCCGACGAAGGTGCGTAGTGTCCGCTCTACCTAAGGAGAATCATGTCCGCACTGTCTGACAAAATTCAGAAGTTCATGGACGATATCGCATCAGACGCGATTGAAGAGCGCGTGGTCGACTACGTGATCAAAGAAGTGCAGAATGGGCGCTCGCTTAGTGAGGTTTTCAAAGACCCATATGTGAAGAACCGCCTGAGTGAGGAGAAGCTTGCGAAGGTGCTGGAGAACCCTGAGATCATAGGCGCGCTCGAGAGCCAGATCGCGGCTTCGTTCAAGCGCAGAGAGCTTGACTTCTAGACGGCTTGAGTGAAGGGCGCGAGATCTTTAGAGAGGAACGGTGTTATGAACACGTGCCCAGTCTGCGGAGAGGACATCGGCCACAGCGTGTCTTCAAAGTGCACACGATGCGGTGCCCGGCAGGGTGCGACCGAGTCCTTCAAGCCGGTTTCCCTCGCCGACTCGATTTCCGCAAGCGGGTCACCATCGGTCGCGACCACGGGCGAGACGCCCATGCTCCTCGTGCGCAAAGGCGCGGAGACGGGCGAGCGGTTTACCATAGACCGGGCCCGTCTTTCTATCGGGCGCGACCCATTGTGCGACATCTTCTTAAACGACGTGACCGTCTCTCGGTCCCATGCGGTGCTTGAGTACGGTTCGGCCGGGGTGACAATCGAAGACACGGGGTCGCTTAACGGCACCTACGTCAACGGAGTCAGGGCTGACAAGGCCATTCTCGCCAGCGGTGATATCGTTCAGATTGGCAGATTCCAGATGGCGTTCATCCACGGCGCGGGAGACACGACACCGTGAGGTCGCGTGAGTACATGACAATAGGAGAGGTCGTCGAGACGCTCTCGCCTGCCTACCCTGATCTTTCGATCTCGAAGGTACGGTTTCTTGAAGAAGAAGGCCTGGTCGCTCCCGAACGCACTCAAGGGGGATACCGCAAGTTCACTGAGAAGGATCTCGCACGGGTTGAGATCATCTTGCGACTGCAAAAGGAGCACTTCCTGCCGCTGGCGGTCATTCGAGAGAAGCTCTCGGAGTACGATCGCGGAAAGATTCCAGCGGAGCTTGAAGAAACCTCGGCCGTCCCCGATCCGGCGACCTTGCCCTTCGTCGACGAACCACCGGTCCTCGTCGCCGAAGCACACTCGGCTCTCGGCATTCCCGAGTCGTTCATCCGGGAGTTGGCCGAGTACGGCTTGGTCGTCATCGTGCGTGGCGATCAAGGCGAGGAGATCGCTCCGGTTGATCGAAGGATCGCTCACGCCGCTTGGGATCTGCGCCGCTACGGCATCGAACCGCGTCACCTTCGCATGTACGAGACGTTCGCTGAGCGAGAGGCCGCGTTTTTCTCGCAGGCTCTTAAGCCGGCGTTCAGGCACCGCACCCCAGAAACTCGCCAGAGGCTCGTTGAAACGCTCGGCGAGTTGACCGGTTTGACGCACGACTTGAAGAATCATCTGTTGCGCCGGGCGCTCGCCCGTGTGTTCGAGGACGTCGTGTAGGAGAGCATGTCCGGCCAGACAGCACACGGTACCTCCGCCGCCGGAAGCGGCAAATCGTCCCCACTAGAGTTCGCGCACCCCAGCGAACGGGTTGCCGCGGAGATTCTCGATTTCTACCGGATCAGATGGGAGTACGAGCCGACCAGCTTTCCGATCGAGTGGGACAGCGACGGCGAGGTGATCGCATCGTTCACCCCCGACTTCTACCTGCCGGACTTCGATCTCTACATCGAGCTCACTACGATGAGTCAGAAGTTGGTCACGAAGAAGAATCGAAAGGTTCGCCGCCTGAAAGAGCTGTATCCCGATGTCAATATCAAGATCTTCTACCAGAAAGACTTCCGCCGTTTGCTTCAGCGCTTTGGCGTCGCGGTGGCGGAGCGCCCGTTCTCAGACGGCGGCGGTCTAGAGGCCGGAGGGCCGGCGGAGGAGAGCGGTGAGCGACCGTGAGCGGGTACTGTGGTGAGGAGGTCGTCGAGAGGATTCTGATCTCACCTCAGGCCATCGCGTCACGGGTCGCAGAACTCGGATCGGCGATCGCCGAGGAGTATCGCGGTGCCGACGTGCGTCTCATCACCCTTCTGCGTGGCGGTACCTTCTTCACGGCTGACCTGTGCCGCGCGATCGACGCCCCGGTGCGCCTCGACTTCATGGCGGTGAGCACGTATGTCGGCGGGCGCGGCGGTGCGGTGCGGATAACTAAAGACCTCGACGACTCCATCTCGGGCGCGTCCGTCATCGTGGTCGAGGACATCATCGATACCGGCCTCACGCTCAACTATGTACTGGGCGTCTTGCGCCAAAGAGCGCCCGCGACCGTCGAAGTGTGCACACTGCTCGACAAAGATGTTCGGCGCATTGTCGATCTTCCCATAACGCGCAAGGGATTTTCGGTCCCAGACAGGTTCCTTGTGGGCTACGGCCTTGATCTGAACGGACGCCTTCGCAATCTTCCGTACGTGGGCACCGTACGCGAGGACGTGCTTGCACCTTGACGATGGCGTATCCTGACTCTTCGTACCATCACACTTGGAGGCGTAATGAATCTTGAGACCTACATCCGAGACATCCGCGATTTCCCCAAAGAGGGGATCGTGTTCAAAGACATCACCCCGCTACTTGCGAGCCCAGACGGGTTTCGGCAGGCAATCGACACGATTGCCGATGAGTTCTCGGACGTAGGTGTGACCAAGGTCCTGGGCGCGGAGGCTCGGGGATTCATATTTGGCGGCGCTCTCGCATACAAGCTGGGCGCAGGATTTGTTCCGGCCCGCAAGCCGGGAAAGCTGCCGTGGCAAACAACTAAGGCCGAGTATGCCCTTGAATACGGCATGGACTCGCTCGAGATGCATCTGGACGCAATCGGGCCTGACGATGTGGTGCTGATCGTTGATGATGTGCTCGCTACAGGCGGCACCGCGGCTGCAAAGGGCAAATTAGCGGCGAGCACCGGCGCTTTCGTGGCGGGGTACGCATTCCTCATTGAGCTCGATTTTCTCGCTGGGCGAAGCAAGCTGGAGGGCGCGAAGATCGTCTCACTCATTCACGTGCGGTAGAGTTTCGCCCGACGCGAACCGAGCAGGCGAAAGTGATCGAGTGAGTGCCGCTACGGCTCGATGGGCTCCACATACTCGACGTGGACCGTCGCCAGCCCCGAGAACCCCAGCGCTTCAGCCGCGGCCCTCGACAGGTCGAGGTCTCGTCCCGCGATGAACGGGCCTCTGTCGGTGATGACGACCACGATGCGCCGCTCACCGCGCGTGAGAGCCAGACGGGTACCGAACGGTAGCGTGCGCGATGCAGCGGTGAAGTCGTTCTGATTGTAGATCTGCCCGGATGCGCTGAGCCGTCCGTGGAACTCATTGCCGTACCATGAGCAGAAGGCCAGTTCGGTACGGCCGAGCGAGCGATACCGTCTGGGATGGTGCTCGGAGACCAAGTACACTCGATCGGTGTACGGCTCTACGACGCCGGGTACTTTGCGGATCGGATCGTCAAGAGGGATCGATGATTCGAGCCACTCCCTGCGCGTCTTTGCGTTGGCCGTCCTTCTCACCTGCAGGAGCTGGCGTGATTCCTCGGTTAATCGTGCAATCAGTCCGCGTTGCTCCTCGAGCGCGGCGGTGAGCTCACTAAGTCCCTTCGCGCGGACTTGGCGGAGCGCGAGATCCTGAGCTTTCAGGTCGTCAAGGTAGTTGGCGTGGAACTCAGCCGCCGCGGCGGCTATCGTCGCGGCCTCTAGTACGCTCTGGTCACGCATCACGATACGGGTGAGCAGGGCGATGCGCGCGTAGAGATCTCCCATCGTCTCGGCATTTAGTATCATGGAGAGCGGATTGTGTATCTGAGACTTGTATATGTCGATCACGCGGTCACGGTAGACGCCGCGCGCGCTCTCAAGAGCTTCACGCG contains:
- a CDS encoding septal ring lytic transglycosylase RlpA family protein; this encodes MRRIVTVMIILAAIVLCGSAAITPTYAQPSAAATQSAAPTLDQATARALELEQTIEEYRAESIAIEQRLAVVNIRIIKQQDTLAAAREALESARGVYRDRVIDIYKSQIHNPLSMILNAETMGDLYARIALLTRIVMRDQSVLEAATIAAAAAEFHANYLDDLKAQDLALRQVRAKGLSELTAALEEQRGLIARLTEESRQLLQVRRTANAKTRREWLESSIPLDDPIRKVPGVVEPYTDRVYLVSEHHPRRYRSLGRTELAFCSWYGNEFHGRLSASGQIYNQNDFTAASRTLPFGTRLALTRGERRIVVVITDRGPFIAGRDLDLSRAAAEALGFSGLATVHVEYVEPIEP
- the hpt gene encoding hypoxanthine phosphoribosyltransferase, whose protein sequence is MSGYCGEEVVERILISPQAIASRVAELGSAIAEEYRGADVRLITLLRGGTFFTADLCRAIDAPVRLDFMAVSTYVGGRGGAVRITKDLDDSISGASVIVVEDIIDTGLTLNYVLGVLRQRAPATVEVCTLLDKDVRRIVDLPITRKGFSVPDRFLVGYGLDLNGRLRNLPYVGTVREDVLAP
- a CDS encoding FHA domain-containing protein, producing MNTCPVCGEDIGHSVSSKCTRCGARQGATESFKPVSLADSISASGSPSVATTGETPMLLVRKGAETGERFTIDRARLSIGRDPLCDIFLNDVTVSRSHAVLEYGSAGVTIEDTGSLNGTYVNGVRADKAILASGDIVQIGRFQMAFIHGAGDTTP
- a CDS encoding adenine phosphoribosyltransferase, with product MNLETYIRDIRDFPKEGIVFKDITPLLASPDGFRQAIDTIADEFSDVGVTKVLGAEARGFIFGGALAYKLGAGFVPARKPGKLPWQTTKAEYALEYGMDSLEMHLDAIGPDDVVLIVDDVLATGGTAAAKGKLAASTGAFVAGYAFLIELDFLAGRSKLEGAKIVSLIHVR
- a CDS encoding MerR family transcriptional regulator; translated protein: MTIGEVVETLSPAYPDLSISKVRFLEEEGLVAPERTQGGYRKFTEKDLARVEIILRLQKEHFLPLAVIREKLSEYDRGKIPAELEETSAVPDPATLPFVDEPPVLVAEAHSALGIPESFIRELAEYGLVVIVRGDQGEEIAPVDRRIAHAAWDLRRYGIEPRHLRMYETFAEREAAFFSQALKPAFRHRTPETRQRLVETLGELTGLTHDLKNHLLRRALARVFEDVV